A stretch of DNA from Candidatus Neomarinimicrobiota bacterium:
TACTCATGTTAATCCTCACCTAATAGTGTGGTAGCCACATCTTCGTCAGTAATCAGACTGAAAAAATATCCACCTGCCAACCCGGCCTTGATGGCCCTGGCCTTATCGGCGCCACCTGCGACGGCGATTGAATAGGGCTTGGCCTTCAGTTCTTCCAGCTCGATACCAATGGTGCGATCATCCAACTCTGGGGAACAAATACTGCCGTCTGCCTTGATGAGACGTGAACAGATATCAGCGACAGCACCCTGTTCAATGAGTGCCTGGACTTCTGCATCTTCAAAATAGTCAGCCTGTACCAGCACCGATTTGGCACCAAAGGCGCCAATGGTAAAGACGGCAATGTCTGCTTCTCTGGCCAGCTTCAAGGTTTTGGCAATGTGGCGATCAGAGGTAATTGCCTGTTTGAGCTCAGGTGTGTCCACGATGGCTGGCAAGGGTAACAAATAGGGAATGGCATGATAGTTATCACCCATTCGTCTGGCAATTTCGCTGGCGTGGGTATCCAGCTCGGCCTTGGAAACACCACCGTTGAGCTGCACTACCGTCATATTATCGATGGATCGTGGTTTAAGATGTTCTGTGGCAGCCTGGAGGGTTGAGCCCCAGGACACGCCTAGTGTGGTATTCTTAGTTAATATTGTATCCAAAAGATTTATAAGGGCGGAACCAAGACGGGATTTGAGGACGGTATCACTGGGATCTGACGGCACTACAATGACGTGCTTGAGGGCGTATTTTTCTCGAAGCGCAGACTCAAGACGGGTCCCCGTGGCAGTGGGGTCAACAATCTGAAT
This window harbors:
- a CDS encoding sugar-binding transcriptional regulator; this translates as MRLVATDRSLLVLEAARLYYEHNLNQAQIAKKLEVSRPGVSRLLQEARDAGIVKIQIVDPTATGTRLESALREKYALKHVIVVPSDPSDTVLKSRLGSALINLLDTILTKNTTLGVSWGSTLQAATEHLKPRSIDNMTVVQLNGGVSKAELDTHASEIARRMGDNYHAIPYLLPLPAIVDTPELKQAITSDRHIAKTLKLAREADIAVFTIGAFGAKSVLVQADYFEDAEVQALIEQGAVADICSRLIKADGSICSPELDDRTIGIELEELKAKPYSIAVAGGADKARAIKAGLAGGYFFSLITDEDVATTLLGED